Proteins encoded by one window of Arachis hypogaea cultivar Tifrunner chromosome 1, arahy.Tifrunner.gnm2.J5K5, whole genome shotgun sequence:
- the LOC140183851 gene encoding uncharacterized protein has translation MAVMANLANTMEANAAATLQAVQRLGQPTRNGNGNGNGEGNTNDNAEGNGDNTGGVPMTLATFLKVHPPIFRGSTDPIEADHWFQAIERALQAQHVPLNQYVEFAAYQLAGEAQPWWQAECRLLQLQNADISWEGDPETFESWRCIKYQRGLKDNIMTAVAPMEIRVFSDLVNKARVVEEYAKTVAASKDTHGGSSSRGRGKYFHPRGQSFKRGGYTPQGQGGFRKNNQNQFQYAKGRGNQSKSYPDLACDRCGRFHPYDSCKIGLGGCFKCGLPGHIARDCPRGRNQNAGQSQHQGRVFAVNAKDASKADPLMKVEELGLKVSELPFDLHVHTPHQTIMTRSSCRQVGFKLEGRNFVHDLICLPMVGLEMILGFDWLSKNRILLDCFERTIRFMPEGENGAVNIDQIPVVRDFPEVFPEDIPEFPPQRKIEFAIELVPGAGPVSIAPVFLPFLDKFVVVFIDDILVYSKTVKEHEEHLRIVLQILKERKLYAKLSKCEFWKEEVKFLGHVVSKGGIDVDPSKVETVMEWERPTTVTEVRSFLGLAGYYRRFIEGFSRIALPMTKLTRKEVSFEWTSECEESFQTLKQRLTSAPVLILPEPREPFEANVVADALSRKSLTIAWMRIKEEELVDKFVDLKLDISEVAGRACLNQLQISSTFKSEIQRAQQDEQKFQQLFQLVGDKRREEFTKDDEGLWRYKGRICIPDVGSLRQDLLLEAHNSGFSIHPGSTKMYYDLKKMFWWPGMKSDIATVYGVSSTNRWTIGKDYSNVGRYAESMCVGSTRELGSLHAIGGVRI, from the exons ATGGCGGTGATGGCGAATCTCGCTAACACCATGGAAGCtaatgctgctgcgactctgcaagcAGTGCAAAGATTGGGCCAACCAACTAGGAATGGCAACGGAAATGGGAATGGCGAAGGGAATACCAATGATAATGCTGAAGGTAACGGCGATAACACAGGAGGAGTTCCGATGACCCTGGCGACATTCCTCAAGGTTCATCCGCCAATTTTCCGAGGATCCACAGATCCTATTGAAGCGGACCACTGGTTCCAGGCTATAGAGCGTGCTTTACAGGCGCAGCATGTTCCTCTCAATCAATATGTAGAGTTTGCCGCTTATCAGCTAGCGGGAGAGGCCCAGCCCTGGTGGCAAGCTGAGTGTCGTTTGCTACAGCTTCAGAACGCCGACATTTCATGGGAG GGTGACCCGGAGACTTTCGAGAGCTGGAGGTGCATTAAGTACCAAAGGGGCTTGAAGGACAACATTATGACTgctgtggctcctatggagatcCGTGTCTTCTCTGACTTGGTGAACAAAGCAAGGGTAGTGGAGGAGTATGCTAAGACAGTGGCGGCATCTAAGGACACTCATGGAGGGAGCTCTAGTCGTGGGCGTGGCAAGTATTTTCATCCTAGAGGACAAAGCTTCAAAAGAGGGGGATATACTCCTCAAGGCCAAGGGGGCTTCAGAAAGAACAATCAGAATCAGTTTCAGTATGCTAAAGGAAGAGGAAATCAGAGTAAGAGTTATCCGGATTTAGCTTGTGATCGTTGTGGACGTTTTCACCCTTATGACTCATGTAAGATTGGTTTAGGTGGTTGCTTCAAGTGTGGGTTACCTGGCCACATTGCGAGGGATTGCCCTCGTGGGAGGAATCAGAATGCGGGCCAGAGTCAGCATCAAGGTCGAGTCTTTGCTGTGAATGCCAAGGATGCTTCCAAGGCGGATCCTTTGATGAAAG ttgaggaatTAGGCTTGAAAGTATCAGAGTTACCTTTTGATCTACATGTACATACTCCGCATCAAACAATTATGACTAGGTCAAGCTGTAGacaagtaggtttcaagcttgagggTAGAAACTTTGTACACGATTTGATCTGTTTACCAATGGTGGGGCTGGAGATGATTTTagggtttgattggttgtcgaagaaccgaattttgttggattgctttgaacGGACAATTCGGTTTATGCCGGAAGGAGAAAATGGAGCAGTG AACATAGATCAAATTCCGGTGGTTAGAGATTTTCCAGAAGTGTTCCCGGAAGATATCCCTGAGTTCCCACCTCAAAGGAAAATTGAGTTTGCGATTGAATTGGTGCCGGGAGCTGGACCAGTATCGATTGCACC agtgtTTCTTCCCTTTCTGGACAAATTTgtggtggttttcatagatgaCATCTTAGTTTACTCTAAGACGGTAAAGGAGCATGAGGAACACTTGAGGATTGTACTGCAAATCTTAAAGGAGCGGAAGTTATACGCTAAGTTGTCAAAGTGCGAGTTCTGGAAGGAGGAAGTAAAGTTCTtaggccacgtggtgagtaagggAGGAATAGATGTAGATCCTTCTAAAGTAGAAacggtgatggaatgggaaagaccgaCGACTGTGACGGaagtcagaagctttttgggtttAGCCGGATATTACCGGAGATTTATCGAAGGATTTTCCCGGATTGCGCTACCAATGACAAAGTTGACAAGGAAAGAAGTGTCGTTCGAGTGGACGTCGGAGTGCGAAGAAAGTTTTCAAACGTTAAAGCAGAGATTAACTTCAGCACCTGTTCTAATCCTACCGGAACCGCGTGAACCGTTTGAG gcGAACGTGGTAGCAGACGCTTTGAGTCGGAAATCTTTAACAATTGCTTGGATGagaatcaaagaagaagaactagtGGATAAGTTTGTAGATCTTAAGCTGGATATTAGTGAAGTTGCCGGAAGAGCTTGTTTGAATCAGTTACAAATTTCAAGCACGTTTAAATCAGAAATACAaagggctcagcaagatgagcagaagtttcagCAATTGTTTCAACTAGTTGGTGATAAGAGACGCGAAGAATTCACTAAGGATGATGAAGGGTTATGGAGATATAAGGGAAGGATTTGCATACCAGATGTTGGGAGTTTGAGGCAAGACTTGCTGTTGGAGGCTCACAACAGTGGGTTTTCTATTCATCCCGGGAGCACGAAGATGTATTATGACttgaagaagatgttctggtggccggggatGAAGAGTGATATAGCTACAGTG TACGGCGTATCATCCACAAACAGATGGACAATCGGAAAGGACTATTCAAACGTTGGAAGATATGCTGAGAGCATGTGTGTTGGATCAACCCGGGAGTTGGGAtcgttacatgccattggtggagttcgCATATAA